From Microlunatus capsulatus, a single genomic window includes:
- a CDS encoding L,D-transpeptidase family protein yields the protein MTGRPRRLAAVAVALLLGTAGCAGLPGAAVDDAAPAPSVSAGGPTASSPADDATSATPSTAPSTSSTPTPSASPTRTPSPDAEPAAMLSKGDSGTKVRELQHRLRQLDWFAGDITGRYAASTVDAVEGFQDKRELEATGAVDAATWTSLTSRTRKPTDDEMHNRLTPGPALMAPGASGDRVRDLQARLKQIAWFSGSVTGTYGSATASAVKGFQAKREIPVTGEVDQRTWDRLTAMTRTPSSDELHNRTPKPSAAGLDSRCLTGRAMCISKSTNTLVWVVDGKPQMRFDVRFGSAELPTREGAFSVGWKSRDHVSTIYHTKMPYAMFFSGGQAVHYSPDFAANGYNGASHGCVNVRNLAGIQSLFAQARVGDKVIVHR from the coding sequence ATGACCGGACGACCTCGGCGCCTGGCCGCCGTCGCGGTGGCGCTGCTGCTCGGCACTGCGGGCTGCGCCGGCCTGCCCGGTGCGGCGGTGGACGACGCCGCGCCCGCCCCCTCCGTCTCGGCCGGCGGCCCCACGGCGAGCAGCCCGGCGGATGACGCCACCAGCGCCACCCCCAGCACGGCTCCCTCGACCAGCAGCACCCCGACCCCCTCGGCGTCGCCGACCCGGACGCCGTCGCCCGACGCCGAGCCGGCCGCGATGCTGTCGAAGGGTGACTCCGGGACGAAGGTGCGCGAGCTGCAGCACCGCCTCCGCCAGCTCGACTGGTTCGCCGGCGACATCACCGGCCGCTACGCCGCCAGCACCGTCGACGCCGTCGAGGGCTTCCAGGACAAGCGCGAGCTGGAGGCGACCGGGGCCGTCGACGCGGCGACCTGGACCTCGCTGACGAGCCGCACCCGCAAGCCCACCGACGACGAGATGCACAACCGGCTGACGCCCGGGCCGGCGCTGATGGCGCCGGGGGCCAGCGGCGACCGGGTGCGGGACCTGCAGGCCCGGCTGAAGCAGATCGCCTGGTTCTCGGGCTCGGTCACCGGCACCTACGGCTCCGCCACGGCCAGCGCGGTGAAGGGCTTCCAGGCCAAGCGGGAGATCCCGGTCACCGGGGAGGTCGACCAGCGCACCTGGGACCGGCTGACGGCCATGACCCGCACCCCGAGCAGCGACGAGCTGCACAACCGGACCCCGAAGCCGTCGGCCGCCGGGCTGGACTCCCGCTGCCTGACCGGGCGGGCCATGTGCATCAGCAAGAGCACGAACACGCTCGTGTGGGTGGTCGACGGGAAGCCGCAGATGCGGTTCGACGTCCGCTTCGGCTCCGCCGAGCTGCCCACCCGCGAGGGCGCGTTCTCGGTGGGCTGGAAGTCCCGCGACCACGTCTCGACGATCTACCACACGAAGATGCCCTACGCGATGTTCTTCTCCGGCGGTCAGGCCGTGCACTACTCGCCCGACTTCGCCGCCAACGGCTACAACGGCGCCTCGCACGGCTGCGTCAACGTCCGCAACCTGGCCGGCATCCAGTCGCTGTTCGCCCAGGCGCGGGTGGGCGACAAGGTGATCGTCCACCGCTGA
- the cydD gene encoding thiol reductant ABC exporter subunit CydD, translated as MVSAAVVGTLTAGLVVAQAWLLSRAIAGVFAGRTADAALAAAPALVAVFAGRALLSWLSTVLAQRAAAAVKSQLRTDIVAARLQAPTAPATSASLVTLVTSGLDALDGYLGRYLPALVLAATVPLVVGVAVLASDWVSALVMVLTVPLIPLFMVLVGWTTQTLVARRWRVQSRLGHHFADLVAGLPTLQVFGRARAQVEGLRRTGESHRRETLAALRVSFLSALVLELLATLSVAVVAVGIGLRVVEGHLDLATALFVLMLAPEAYLPLRQVGSHYHDSTDGLAAADQAFALLDAAEATRTGAGRAVPDPATSTVELVGARLRHPGADTDALAGLDLVVGPGETVALAGPSGSGKSSALTLLLGLTRPTAGRVLVGGADLADLDGDAWRARTAWVPQRPALLRGTVGSNVALGAPGAPDARVREALDRAGAPGLDLDQPVEAGTEGLSAGEIRRVALARALLRVQCGGASLLLVDEPTAGLDAGTELDAVAGLRGLGVSTVVVSHRPAVLAAADRVVTLTTSAAVTA; from the coding sequence CTGGTCAGCGCCGCCGTGGTCGGCACCCTGACGGCGGGGCTGGTGGTCGCGCAGGCGTGGCTGCTGTCCCGGGCCATCGCGGGGGTCTTCGCGGGCCGGACCGCCGACGCGGCCCTGGCCGCGGCGCCCGCGCTGGTCGCCGTCTTCGCCGGCCGGGCACTGCTCAGCTGGCTGAGCACCGTGCTGGCGCAGCGGGCGGCCGCGGCGGTGAAGTCGCAGCTGCGCACCGACATCGTCGCGGCCCGGCTGCAGGCCCCCACCGCCCCGGCCACCTCGGCGTCGCTGGTCACCCTGGTCACCTCCGGGCTCGACGCCCTGGACGGCTACCTGGGTCGCTACCTCCCGGCCCTGGTACTGGCGGCGACGGTGCCGCTGGTCGTCGGCGTGGCCGTGCTCGCGTCGGACTGGGTCTCGGCGCTGGTGATGGTGCTGACCGTGCCGCTCATCCCGCTGTTCATGGTCCTCGTGGGCTGGACGACGCAGACCCTGGTCGCCCGGCGCTGGCGGGTCCAGTCCCGGCTCGGCCACCACTTCGCCGACCTCGTCGCCGGGCTGCCCACGCTGCAGGTGTTCGGCCGGGCCCGCGCCCAGGTCGAGGGGCTGCGCCGCACGGGCGAGTCCCACCGCCGCGAGACCCTGGCCGCGCTCCGCGTCTCGTTCCTCTCCGCGCTGGTGCTGGAGCTGCTGGCCACGCTCTCGGTGGCCGTCGTCGCCGTCGGCATCGGCCTGCGGGTGGTCGAGGGCCACCTCGACCTGGCCACCGCGCTCTTCGTGCTGATGCTGGCCCCCGAGGCCTACCTGCCGCTGCGCCAGGTGGGCAGCCACTACCACGACTCCACCGACGGCCTGGCCGCCGCCGACCAGGCGTTCGCCCTCCTCGACGCCGCGGAGGCCACCCGGACAGGTGCCGGCCGGGCCGTCCCCGATCCCGCCACCAGCACCGTCGAGCTGGTCGGCGCCCGGCTGCGGCACCCCGGCGCGGACACCGACGCCCTGGCCGGGCTGGACCTCGTCGTCGGGCCCGGGGAGACGGTGGCGCTGGCCGGGCCCAGCGGGTCCGGCAAGTCGAGCGCGCTGACCCTGCTGCTGGGGCTGACCCGCCCCACGGCCGGCCGGGTGCTGGTCGGCGGGGCGGACCTCGCCGACCTCGACGGCGACGCCTGGCGCGCCCGGACCGCCTGGGTCCCGCAACGGCCCGCCCTGCTCCGCGGCACCGTGGGCAGCAACGTCGCCCTCGGCGCCCCGGGGGCGCCCGACGCCCGGGTGCGCGAGGCGCTGGACCGGGCCGGTGCCCCCGGGCTCGACCTCGACCAGCCCGTCGAGGCCGGCACCGAGGGTCTGTCCGCCGGCGAGATCCGCCGGGTGGCCCTGGCCCGCGCGCTGCTGCGGGTGCAGTGCGGCGGCGCCTCCCTGCTGCTGGTCGACGAGCCGACCGCCGGCCTGGACGCCGGCACCGAGCTCGACGCCGTCGCCGGCCTCCGCGGGCTCGGCGTCAGCACCGTCGTGGTCAGCCACCGGCCCGCCGTGCTGGCCGCGGCCGACCGGGTCGTCACCCTCACCACGTCCGCGGCGGTGACCGCATGA
- the cydC gene encoding thiol reductant ABC exporter subunit CydC: MSAPACRVDRRLVGAVALSTAASGAGVALMAASAWLLSRAAEHPPVLFLIVAIVGVRFFGLSRGVFRYAERLVGHDVALRRQSALRVRVFEALADGTWVGRRGGDLLSRVVNDVAAVQDRVVRVVVPVTAAALVAVGTAVALTVVWPPAGLLVAAATVLGAGVVPVLAARLSARADRSLAPLRGALAEAVTEAHAAAPDLWAYGAAGPLLARVRDADDALRRAEQRTAAVTGWAGAAQLLTTGAAVVAGLLAAAVGVADGGLAPVQVAVLALTPLALHEVVAGLPAALGVRTRTRAALARVDELLDRAPVGGGAAPVTAGAGAVDLHDVTVGWPGGPDLVEHLDLHVRAGERVALVGPSGSGKTTVAATVLGLLPPRAGTVGVSGGVGYLAQDAHLFDTTVAENLRIGRRDADDAACAAALARVGLDLPLDRLVGEHGSRLSGGEAQRVALARLLLREDAVVLLDEPTEHLDAPTADALVEDLLAATAGAAVLVITHDPTLVARCDRVVTLGPARVPVG; encoded by the coding sequence ATGAGCGCCCCGGCCTGCCGCGTCGACCGCCGGCTCGTCGGCGCCGTCGCGCTGAGCACCGCCGCCTCGGGCGCGGGCGTCGCCCTGATGGCGGCGTCGGCCTGGCTGCTGTCCCGGGCCGCGGAGCACCCGCCGGTGCTGTTCCTCATCGTCGCCATCGTCGGCGTCCGGTTCTTCGGCCTCAGCCGGGGCGTCTTCCGCTACGCCGAGCGGCTCGTCGGCCACGACGTGGCCCTGCGCCGCCAGTCGGCGCTCCGCGTCCGGGTGTTCGAGGCGCTGGCCGACGGCACCTGGGTGGGCCGGCGCGGTGGCGACCTGCTCTCCCGCGTGGTGAACGACGTCGCCGCCGTCCAGGACCGGGTGGTCCGGGTCGTCGTCCCGGTGACCGCGGCCGCCCTGGTGGCCGTGGGCACCGCCGTCGCGCTCACCGTGGTCTGGCCGCCGGCCGGGCTGCTCGTCGCCGCGGCCACCGTGCTGGGCGCCGGCGTCGTGCCCGTGCTGGCCGCCCGGCTCTCCGCACGGGCGGACCGCTCGCTGGCCCCCCTCCGCGGCGCCCTCGCCGAGGCGGTGACCGAGGCGCACGCCGCCGCCCCCGACCTGTGGGCCTACGGCGCCGCCGGGCCGCTGCTGGCGCGGGTCCGCGACGCCGACGACGCCCTCCGCCGGGCCGAGCAGCGCACCGCCGCCGTCACCGGCTGGGCGGGCGCCGCCCAGCTGCTCACCACGGGCGCCGCCGTGGTCGCCGGGCTGCTGGCCGCGGCGGTCGGCGTCGCGGACGGCGGCCTGGCCCCCGTCCAGGTCGCCGTGCTGGCCCTCACCCCGCTGGCCCTGCACGAGGTGGTCGCCGGCCTGCCGGCCGCCCTCGGCGTCCGCACCCGGACCCGGGCGGCGCTGGCCCGGGTCGACGAGCTGCTGGACCGCGCCCCCGTCGGTGGCGGGGCGGCGCCCGTGACGGCCGGCGCCGGGGCCGTCGACCTCCACGACGTCACCGTCGGCTGGCCGGGCGGACCGGACCTGGTCGAGCACCTCGACCTGCACGTCCGGGCGGGCGAGCGGGTGGCCCTCGTCGGCCCCAGCGGCTCGGGCAAGACCACCGTGGCCGCCACCGTGCTGGGCCTCCTGCCGCCCCGCGCGGGCACCGTCGGCGTGTCCGGCGGGGTCGGGTACCTGGCGCAGGACGCCCACCTGTTCGACACCACGGTGGCCGAGAACCTGCGGATCGGCCGCCGCGACGCCGACGACGCCGCCTGCGCCGCCGCTCTCGCGCGGGTGGGGCTGGACCTGCCGCTGGACCGGCTGGTCGGCGAGCACGGCAGCCGGCTCTCCGGCGGCGAGGCGCAGCGGGTGGCGCTGGCCCGGCTGCTGCTCCGCGAGGACGCCGTCGTCCTCCTCGACGAGCCGACCGAGCACCTCGACGCCCCGACGGCTGACGCCCTGGTGGAGGACCTGCTGGCGGCGACGGCCGGGGCCGCGGTGCTCGTCATCACCCACGACCCGACGCTGGTGGCCCGGTGCGACCGGGTGGTCACGCTCGGTCCGGCCCGGGTGCCGGTCGGCTAG
- a CDS encoding exodeoxyribonuclease III, translated as MRIATWNVNSVGARLPRLLDWLETRQPDVAALQETKCADAGFPFAEVEALGYEVMHVGDGRWNGVAILSRVGLTPVADALPGMTEPRYATADCGGLRVTSVYVPNGRAVDDAQYPYKLEWFAALRRTLDELDPAAPQVIMGDFNVARTDADLWDPALFVGSTHVTPAERAAMDALVDWGLTDVVARPGKNDRPYTYWDYRAGRFHQDQGMRIDYVLASAGVAVEDAYVDRDARKGKLPSDHAPVVVDLALVSA; from the coding sequence GTGCGCATCGCGACCTGGAACGTGAACTCCGTCGGGGCCCGGCTGCCCCGCCTGCTGGACTGGCTCGAGACCCGGCAACCCGACGTGGCCGCCCTGCAGGAGACCAAGTGCGCCGACGCGGGCTTCCCCTTCGCCGAGGTCGAGGCGCTGGGGTACGAGGTCATGCACGTCGGCGACGGCCGCTGGAACGGCGTCGCGATCCTGTCGAGGGTGGGGCTCACCCCGGTGGCCGACGCCCTGCCCGGGATGACCGAGCCCCGCTACGCGACGGCCGACTGCGGCGGCCTGCGGGTGACGAGCGTCTACGTGCCGAACGGCCGGGCCGTCGACGACGCCCAGTACCCCTACAAGCTGGAGTGGTTCGCCGCGCTCCGCCGCACGCTGGACGAGCTGGACCCGGCCGCACCGCAGGTGATCATGGGCGACTTCAACGTCGCCCGCACCGACGCCGACCTGTGGGACCCGGCCCTGTTCGTCGGCTCCACCCACGTCACCCCGGCCGAGCGGGCGGCGATGGACGCCCTCGTCGACTGGGGGCTCACCGACGTGGTGGCCCGGCCCGGCAAGAACGACCGTCCCTACACCTACTGGGACTACCGCGCCGGGCGCTTCCACCAGGACCAGGGCATGCGCATCGACTACGTGCTGGCCAGCGCCGGCGTCGCCGTCGAGGACGCCTACGTCGACCGGGACGCCCGGAAGGGCAAGCTGCCCTCCGACCACGCCCCGGTCGTCGTCGACCTCGCCCTGGTCAGCGCCTGA
- a CDS encoding aldo/keto reductase gives MTDTLTPSAQASGTFALGGDLPVVRLGYGSMQLTGDGVWGDPKDPDEAVRVLRRAVELGVTFIDTADSYGPVVAEQLIKKALHPYADDLVIATKAGLTRPGPGDWRPVGRPEYLRQQVELSLRNLGLERIDLHQLHRIDPQVPLADQVGTLKELQDEGKIRHIGLSEVSVEQLQEAQQSATIVSVQNLFNLSDRSAEPLLDHAEAEGIAFIPWFPLATGQLSRPGGPLDALAQEHGATPSQLALAWLLRRSPVMLPIPGTSTVAHLEDNLAAASLQLSDDEFTRLTDAVS, from the coding sequence GTGACCGACACCCTGACCCCCTCCGCCCAGGCCTCCGGCACCTTCGCCCTCGGCGGCGACCTGCCCGTCGTCCGGCTCGGCTACGGCAGCATGCAGCTGACCGGGGACGGCGTCTGGGGCGACCCGAAGGACCCCGACGAGGCCGTCCGCGTGCTGCGCCGGGCCGTCGAGCTGGGCGTCACCTTCATCGACACCGCCGACTCCTACGGGCCCGTGGTCGCCGAGCAGCTGATCAAGAAGGCGCTGCACCCCTACGCCGACGACCTCGTCATCGCCACCAAGGCCGGTCTGACCCGTCCCGGCCCCGGCGACTGGCGCCCGGTCGGGCGCCCCGAGTACCTGCGCCAGCAGGTCGAGCTAAGCCTGCGCAACCTGGGTCTGGAGCGCATCGACCTGCACCAGCTGCACCGGATCGACCCGCAGGTCCCGCTGGCCGACCAGGTCGGCACCCTCAAGGAGCTGCAGGACGAGGGCAAGATCCGCCACATCGGCCTCTCCGAGGTCAGCGTCGAGCAGCTGCAGGAGGCGCAGCAGAGCGCCACCATCGTCTCGGTGCAGAACCTCTTCAACCTCTCCGACCGCTCGGCCGAGCCGCTGCTCGACCACGCCGAGGCCGAGGGCATCGCCTTCATCCCGTGGTTCCCGCTGGCCACCGGCCAGCTCTCGCGGCCCGGCGGCCCGCTGGACGCCCTGGCGCAGGAGCACGGCGCGACGCCGTCGCAGCTGGCGCTGGCCTGGCTGCTCCGCCGCTCGCCGGTCATGCTGCCCATCCCGGGCACCTCGACCGTCGCGCACCTCGAGGACAACCTCGCCGCCGCGAGCCTCCAGCTCTCCGACGACGAGTTCACCCGGCTCACCGACGCCGTGAGCTGA
- the map gene encoding type I methionyl aminopeptidase — MIEYRTPAEIEEMRPAGRFVAEVLEALRDRADVGVNLLELDALAHEMITARGAESCYIDYHPSFGASPFGKVLCTSVNDAVLHGLPHDYVLADGDLLSVDFAASVDGWVADSATSVVVGTPREADLALITTTEEALAAGIEAAQPGAKVGDISFAIARVATKAGYKINTDFGGHGVGRTMHGDPHIPNDGRRGRGLPLKPGLVIAIEPWFLESTDKIYTDPDGWTLRSRDGSRGAHSEHTIAITPDGPLVLTARS; from the coding sequence GTGATCGAGTACCGCACCCCCGCCGAGATCGAGGAGATGCGACCCGCGGGTCGCTTCGTCGCCGAGGTGCTGGAGGCCCTCCGCGACCGCGCCGACGTCGGGGTGAACCTGCTGGAGCTGGACGCCCTCGCGCACGAGATGATCACCGCGCGCGGGGCCGAGAGCTGCTACATCGACTACCACCCCTCCTTCGGCGCGAGCCCGTTCGGCAAGGTGCTCTGCACCTCGGTGAACGACGCCGTCCTGCACGGCCTGCCGCACGACTACGTGCTGGCCGACGGCGACCTCCTCAGCGTCGACTTCGCCGCCTCCGTCGACGGCTGGGTCGCCGACTCGGCCACCTCGGTCGTCGTCGGCACCCCGCGCGAGGCGGACCTCGCGCTCATCACCACCACCGAGGAGGCGCTGGCCGCGGGCATCGAGGCCGCGCAGCCGGGGGCCAAGGTCGGCGACATCTCCTTCGCCATCGCCCGGGTGGCCACCAAGGCCGGCTACAAGATCAACACCGACTTCGGCGGGCACGGCGTCGGGCGGACCATGCACGGCGATCCGCACATCCCCAACGACGGCCGCCGCGGCCGCGGGCTGCCCCTCAAGCCGGGCCTGGTCATCGCCATCGAGCCGTGGTTCCTCGAGTCGACGGACAAGATCTACACCGACCCCGACGGCTGGACCCTGCGCAGCCGCGACGGCTCCCGCGGCGCCCACTCCGAGCACACCATCGCCATCACCCCGGACGGCCCCCTCGTCCTGACCGCCCGCTCCTGA
- a CDS encoding flavin-containing monooxygenase codes for MSEQSAATGGPDHTVDVLVIGAGLSGIGAAYRLQTRCPDRTYAVLEARERIGGTWDLFRYPGVRSDSDVFTFSYLFRPWEGTQTLADGEGIRRYIETVAAENGIDRRIRFGTRVVHASWSSETARWTVSAERTDGTTETWSCAFLYACSGYYDYTGGHTPDFPGLDDFAGQVVHPQFWPEDLALAGRRVVVIGSGATAVTLVPALVREGAHPVMLQRSPTWLVSQRQDDPVTARIKRRFPPKLAHRLVRARNLAVTQTFYQLSRRRPDLARSYLSKPIVGRMGAEQAAEHFTPDYDPWDQRLCVIPDSDLLKAVKRGEAEVVTDTVERFVPEGVRLASGRVLEADVVVTATGLQMRLLSGFSLDVDGAPVVLPERAVYRGLMLDGVPNFALAIGYVNASWSLRSDLSSRYVCRFLNHLRRRGRRYGYPVRPADLEERPVMPLRSGYVQRALASLPVQGTRDPWTVPQNYVLDLIRMRRARVSEDVRFDVPPEPRISGRTAADEKVAA; via the coding sequence ATGAGCGAGCAGAGCGCGGCCACCGGGGGCCCCGACCACACCGTCGACGTGCTGGTGATCGGCGCGGGGCTCTCCGGGATCGGCGCCGCCTACCGGCTGCAGACCCGCTGCCCCGACCGCACCTACGCCGTGCTGGAGGCCCGCGAGCGGATCGGCGGCACCTGGGACCTCTTCCGCTACCCCGGCGTCCGGTCCGACTCCGACGTCTTCACCTTCAGCTACCTCTTCCGGCCCTGGGAGGGCACCCAGACCCTGGCCGACGGCGAGGGCATCCGCCGCTACATCGAGACGGTCGCGGCCGAGAACGGGATCGACCGCCGGATCCGGTTCGGCACCCGCGTGGTGCACGCGTCGTGGTCGTCCGAGACGGCCCGCTGGACCGTCAGCGCCGAGCGCACGGACGGCACGACCGAGACCTGGTCGTGCGCCTTCCTCTACGCCTGCTCCGGCTACTACGACTACACCGGCGGGCACACCCCCGACTTCCCCGGCCTGGACGACTTCGCCGGGCAGGTCGTGCACCCGCAGTTCTGGCCCGAGGACCTGGCCCTGGCGGGCCGGCGGGTCGTCGTCATCGGCTCCGGTGCCACAGCGGTGACCCTCGTCCCCGCGCTCGTGCGCGAGGGCGCCCACCCCGTCATGCTGCAGCGCTCCCCCACCTGGCTCGTCTCGCAGCGGCAGGACGACCCGGTGACCGCCCGGATCAAGCGGCGGTTCCCGCCGAAGCTCGCCCACCGGCTGGTCCGGGCGCGCAACCTCGCCGTCACCCAGACCTTCTACCAGCTGAGCCGCCGCCGTCCCGACCTGGCGCGGAGCTACCTGAGCAAGCCGATCGTCGGCCGGATGGGGGCCGAGCAGGCGGCCGAGCACTTCACGCCCGACTACGACCCCTGGGACCAGCGGTTGTGCGTCATCCCCGACAGCGACCTGCTCAAGGCGGTGAAGCGGGGTGAGGCCGAGGTGGTCACCGACACCGTCGAGCGGTTCGTGCCCGAGGGGGTGCGGCTGGCGTCCGGCCGCGTGCTGGAGGCCGACGTCGTCGTCACCGCCACCGGGCTGCAGATGCGGCTGCTCAGCGGGTTCTCCCTCGACGTCGACGGCGCCCCGGTCGTCCTGCCCGAGCGCGCGGTCTACCGGGGGCTCATGCTGGACGGCGTGCCCAACTTCGCTCTGGCCATCGGCTACGTCAACGCCTCCTGGTCCCTGCGCTCGGACCTCTCCAGCCGCTACGTCTGCCGCTTCCTCAACCACCTGCGCCGGCGCGGACGTCGGTACGGCTACCCGGTCCGGCCCGCCGACCTGGAGGAGCGCCCGGTGATGCCGCTGCGCTCCGGCTACGTCCAGCGCGCCCTCGCCTCGCTGCCGGTGCAGGGCACCCGGGACCCCTGGACCGTGCCGCAGAACTACGTGCTCGACCTGATCCGGATGCGGCGCGCCCGGGTGAGCGAGGACGTCCGGTTCGACGTCCCGCCGGAGCCGCGGATCAGCGGCCGCACGGCGGCCGACGAGAAGGTCGCCGCATGA
- a CDS encoding MFS transporter produces MPPLSPTRRWLALLALALGGFGIGATEFVAMGLLPDLARDLLPGLAAADPEQAIARSGWLISAYALGVVVGAPVFAALSVKVPRKLLILLLVGVLALGTVASAVLPTFGWVVAARFVAALPHGAYFGTAALVAGRLLGPGKQGQGIAFVLTGLTVANVVGVPLITRVGQLAGWRAAYLVVAALFLLTLVAVSLAVPRQPPTAGASVRRELRVLRLPQLWLMMGVGAIGFGGFFAVYSYIAEVVRVEAGLPTSAVPWVLAAIGVGMTLGTIFGGWAADRDLRRTVVVGFPFFLASMVAMALTGGHPVGVFLSAFAVGLTNMVLIPGVQARLIAVSGEAQLLGAALVHSALNIANSIGAALGGLVIAAGYGYLAPSWVGVGLGVLGLGLALLSFAHEDRSRAQDRGPVRTGADPVEVTAGAGAR; encoded by the coding sequence GTGCCGCCCCTCTCCCCCACCCGCCGCTGGCTCGCGCTGCTGGCCCTCGCCCTCGGCGGCTTCGGCATCGGCGCCACCGAGTTCGTGGCCATGGGCCTCCTGCCGGACCTCGCCCGCGACCTCCTGCCGGGCCTGGCTGCGGCCGACCCCGAGCAGGCGATCGCCCGCTCGGGCTGGCTGATCAGCGCCTACGCCCTCGGCGTCGTCGTCGGGGCCCCGGTCTTCGCGGCGCTCTCGGTGAAGGTCCCGCGCAAGCTGCTCATCCTGCTGCTCGTCGGCGTGCTGGCGCTGGGCACCGTCGCCTCGGCCGTCCTGCCCACCTTCGGCTGGGTGGTGGCGGCCCGCTTCGTCGCCGCGCTCCCGCACGGCGCCTACTTCGGCACGGCAGCGCTGGTCGCCGGTCGGCTGCTCGGGCCGGGCAAGCAGGGCCAGGGGATCGCGTTCGTCCTCACCGGCCTGACGGTGGCCAACGTGGTCGGCGTCCCGCTGATCACCCGGGTGGGACAGCTGGCCGGCTGGCGCGCCGCCTACCTCGTCGTTGCCGCGCTGTTCCTGCTCACCCTGGTGGCGGTCTCGCTGGCCGTCCCCCGCCAGCCCCCGACCGCCGGCGCCTCCGTCCGCCGCGAGCTCCGCGTCCTGCGGCTGCCGCAGCTCTGGCTGATGATGGGCGTCGGGGCGATCGGGTTCGGCGGCTTCTTCGCCGTGTACTCCTACATCGCCGAGGTCGTGCGCGTGGAGGCCGGACTGCCGACGTCGGCGGTGCCGTGGGTGCTCGCCGCGATCGGCGTCGGGATGACCCTGGGCACGATCTTCGGGGGATGGGCCGCCGACCGGGACCTGCGCCGGACGGTGGTCGTCGGCTTCCCGTTCTTCCTGGCCTCGATGGTCGCGATGGCCCTCACCGGGGGCCACCCGGTCGGCGTCTTCCTCAGCGCCTTCGCCGTGGGGCTCACCAACATGGTGCTCATCCCCGGCGTCCAGGCGCGGCTCATCGCGGTGTCCGGGGAGGCGCAGCTGCTGGGGGCGGCGCTGGTGCACTCGGCGCTCAACATCGCCAACAGCATCGGGGCCGCGCTCGGCGGCCTGGTCATCGCCGCGGGCTACGGCTACCTGGCGCCCAGCTGGGTGGGGGTGGGGCTCGGCGTCCTGGGCCTCGGGCTCGCCCTGCTGAGCTTCGCCCACGAGGACCGGTCCCGGGCGCAGGACCGCGGGCCGGTGCGGACCGGGGCCGACCCGGTCGAGGTGACGGCGGGGGCCGGCGCCCGCTGA
- a CDS encoding DUF429 domain-containing protein: protein MSPRPEPVEGPHRVLGVDGCPDGWVAVAPDPGRTRVYTAPTLAAVIARAEQDGPLAHVGVDIPIGLPGSGPRQADLLARERLGRRRSSLFLTPVREALETPDYAEAVTLNRARTGQGFSRQAFGLRTKVLEVDALVRAGGRVLLEVHPELSFATLAGAPLAAGKKTWAGAVERRRLLAAAGIVLDADLGPDPGRAGVDDVLDAGAAAWTALRVRDGRATCLPDPPEPLPHGLTGAIWV from the coding sequence CTGTCCCCGCGCCCTGAGCCTGTCGAGGGGCCGCACCGGGTCCTCGGCGTCGACGGCTGCCCCGACGGCTGGGTGGCCGTGGCCCCCGACCCCGGCCGCACCCGGGTCTACACCGCCCCGACCCTCGCGGCGGTGATCGCCCGCGCCGAGCAGGACGGGCCCCTCGCCCACGTCGGCGTCGACATCCCGATCGGCCTGCCCGGCTCCGGACCCCGGCAGGCCGACCTGCTGGCCCGCGAGCGGCTGGGCCGACGGCGCTCGTCGCTGTTCCTCACCCCGGTCCGCGAGGCGCTCGAGACGCCCGACTACGCCGAGGCGGTGACCCTCAACCGCGCCCGCACCGGGCAGGGCTTCTCGCGCCAGGCCTTCGGGCTGCGGACCAAGGTGCTCGAGGTCGACGCCCTGGTCCGGGCGGGCGGGCGGGTGCTGCTCGAGGTGCACCCCGAGCTCAGCTTCGCCACCCTGGCGGGAGCGCCGCTGGCCGCAGGGAAGAAGACGTGGGCGGGTGCCGTCGAGCGCCGGCGGCTGCTGGCCGCCGCGGGGATCGTGCTGGACGCCGACCTCGGCCCCGACCCCGGCCGGGCCGGCGTCGACGACGTGCTGGACGCGGGCGCCGCCGCGTGGACAGCGCTCCGGGTCCGCGACGGCCGGGCCACCTGCCTGCCCGACCCTCCGGAGCCGCTGCCGCACGGCCTCACCGGCGCCATCTGGGTCTGA